The Jiangella sp. DSM 45060 genome contains the following window.
GACGTGGTCGCCCGGACGCAGGTCCGCCCGGCCCACCAGCTCGCGGCCGAGCGGCGCGAAGAAGTCGACGCCGGTACGCTCGTACCCGGCCGCCGCGCGGTCCCAGATCCCGCCGTTCATGCCGACCACCCTAGGGTCGATTGGGTCCTGACTGGGCCGCGCTGGTATCCTTGGCGCCGCCGTCAGAACGGCCGCGGTTTCATAGTGCACCGGTGGACATGCCCGGAAGCGCCGCGCAACGATTCGACAAGGAGTTCCGTGCCGACCGACACGAAGACCAAGCAGGCCATCATCGCCGACCACGCTCGTGGCGACGGCGACACGGGCTCGCCCGAGGTGCAGATCGCGCTGCTCACGCACCGCATCAACCACCTCACCGAGCACCTGAAGGTGCACAAGCACGACCACCACAGCCGCCGCGGGCTGCTGCTGCTGGTCGGGCAGCGCCGCCGGCTGCTCAAGTACCTGCAGCGGGTCGACATCGCGCGCTACCGTGCGCTGATCGAGAAGCTCGGCCTGCGCCGATGAGCTGACGCCGTGGGAGCGGACTCCGACACCGGATCCGCTCCCTCGGTCTATCAGCCGCCGGCACACAATTGAACAACGCCCAACCGATCAGGGCGGCCGTCTTGAACGCGGCAGGCCGGTCCTCGGTTGTGGCCCTCGGGAAACTGACCCGCGGGCTTCCATCGAAGACCGGCGCGTACGAGATC
Protein-coding sequences here:
- the rpsO gene encoding 30S ribosomal protein S15: MPTDTKTKQAIIADHARGDGDTGSPEVQIALLTHRINHLTEHLKVHKHDHHSRRGLLLLVGQRRRLLKYLQRVDIARYRALIEKLGLRR